The Streptomyces sp. NBC_01268 genome window below encodes:
- a CDS encoding zinc-dependent alcohol dehydrogenase family protein, whose translation MRSHHVDSGAGIDGLTLREHADPTPGPGQALVAVRAASLSYRDLMILRGDYVLPVRPDVVPLADGAGEVVAVGPGVDAVRVGDRVAATVFPSWRDGPFGLGHLPQLGGSLDGMLTELAVLDATALVPVPAHLSYEEAATLPVAAVTAWNALTGDGEGLRAGQTLLTLGSGGVSLFALQLGKALGARVIATTSSPEKAKLLTGLGADAVIDYRAVPDWPSAVREATEGGGVDRVVDVAGHLDASLRSVRVAGHVACVGFVSDTAPPLDPRVLFGSGATVRALAVGSRAQFTALNAFLTRHHIRPVLDRAFPFERAADAFRHYASGAAFGKVVVRVGA comes from the coding sequence GTGCGTAGCCACCACGTCGACAGCGGCGCCGGCATCGACGGCCTGACGCTCCGGGAGCACGCCGACCCCACCCCCGGCCCCGGCCAGGCCCTGGTCGCCGTCCGTGCGGCCTCCCTGAGCTACCGCGACCTGATGATCCTGCGCGGCGACTACGTCCTGCCCGTACGCCCCGACGTCGTGCCGCTAGCGGACGGCGCCGGCGAGGTGGTGGCGGTCGGCCCCGGCGTGGATGCCGTACGGGTCGGGGACCGGGTGGCCGCCACGGTCTTCCCGAGCTGGCGGGACGGCCCCTTCGGCCTGGGCCACCTCCCCCAGCTCGGCGGCTCCCTGGACGGCATGCTCACCGAACTCGCCGTGCTCGACGCGACGGCCCTGGTGCCCGTACCGGCACACCTGTCGTACGAGGAGGCCGCGACGCTGCCCGTCGCGGCGGTCACCGCCTGGAACGCCCTGACCGGCGACGGCGAGGGCCTGCGCGCCGGGCAGACCCTGCTCACTCTCGGCTCCGGCGGGGTGTCCCTCTTCGCCCTCCAGCTCGGCAAGGCCCTCGGCGCCCGCGTGATCGCGACGACCAGCAGCCCGGAGAAGGCGAAGCTGCTGACCGGCCTCGGCGCGGACGCAGTGATCGACTACCGGGCCGTGCCCGACTGGCCGTCCGCCGTGCGGGAGGCGACGGAAGGCGGGGGCGTCGACCGGGTGGTCGACGTCGCGGGCCACCTCGACGCGTCCCTCCGGTCGGTACGGGTCGCGGGCCACGTCGCCTGCGTCGGCTTCGTCTCGGACACGGCACCCCCGCTGGACCCCCGCGTCCTCTTCGGCTCGGGCGCGACCGTCCGCGCGCTCGCTGTGGGCAGCAGGGCCCAGTTCACCGCCCTGAACGCCTTCCTGACCCGGCATCACATCCGCCCGGTCCTGGACCGCGCCTTCCCGTTCGAGCGGGCGGCGGACGCGTTCCGTCACTACGCGTCGGGGGCGGCGTTCGGCAAAGTGGTCGTGCGCGTCGGGGCGTGA
- a CDS encoding nuclear transport factor 2 family protein, which yields MHPHPRTTTDVIDLFNHAFIHHSPDVLDDLVAEDCVMESVQPAPDGERFEGREACLAFWRTLAADRTTRFGPEDVFVAGDRATIRWRYRFGDGPADHVSGVNLMRVENGRIVEALGYSKTAGEVPLATDTLGSGSRSDAEGAARA from the coding sequence ATGCATCCCCACCCCCGCACCACCACGGACGTCATCGACCTCTTCAACCACGCCTTCATCCACCACTCCCCCGACGTCCTCGACGACCTGGTGGCCGAGGACTGCGTCATGGAGTCGGTCCAGCCCGCCCCGGACGGCGAGCGCTTCGAGGGCCGGGAGGCGTGCCTGGCCTTCTGGCGGACGCTGGCCGCCGACCGCACCACGCGCTTCGGCCCCGAGGACGTCTTCGTCGCGGGCGACCGGGCCACGATCCGTTGGCGCTACCGCTTCGGCGACGGCCCCGCCGACCACGTGAGCGGCGTGAACCTCATGCGCGTCGAGAACGGACGGATCGTGGAGGCCCTGGGCTACAGCAAGACGGCGGGCGAAGTCCCCCTGGCCACCGACACTCTCGGCTCCGGCTCCCGCTCCGACGCGGAGGGGGCGGCCCGTGCGTAG